The sequence CGGGCCTGGTGGCGTCCTTCTTCTCCCTCATCTTCGCCGGCTCCCGCCAGCTCTTCGCGCTCTCCCGGGCCGGCTACCTGCCCCGTTTCCTCTCCCTGACCAGCCGGCGCAAGGCCCCCTACCTGGGGCTGCTGGTGCCCGGTGCGCTGGGCTTCGCGCTCGCCGCGGCCACCGGCGACGGCGCCCGGATGCTCAATGTCGCGGTCTTCGGCGCCACCATCTCCTATGCGCTGATGGCGCTCTCGCACCTCGTGCTGCGCCGCCGCGAGCCCGGGCTGCCCCGCCCCTACCGCACCCCCGGCGGCATGCTGACCTCGTCCGTCGCGTTCGTCCTGGCCTGCTCGGCGCTGGTGGCGACGTTCCTGGTCGACAAGGAAGCCGCCTTCATCGCCCTCGGCGTCTACGTCGTCGCGCTCGCCTACTTCGCCTTCTACTCCCGCCACCGGCTGGTGGCCGCGGCCCCCGAGGAGGAGTTCGCGGCGCTGGCGGCGGCGGAGGCGGAGCTCGAACGCGGCTGACCGGCACCCCCGGGACGCAGCCATGGCCGGCCGGGCACCTCCGGCCGGCCCCGTCCGTCCCCGCACGCACTCACTCCACCCGCCCCACTCACGCCCCACGGAGGACCGCACCCCATGTCCCAGCCCCTCATCGGCATCAGCACGTACCAGGAAGAGGCCCGGTGGGGCGTATGGGCCCTGCCCGCCGCGCTGGTGCCCGCCGGTTATCCCAAGCTGGTGCAACGCTCGGGCGGGCTGGCCGCGCTGCTGCCGCCGGGCGATCCGGACACGGCCGCCGCGGCCGTGTCCCGCCTGGACGGGCTGGTGATCGCGGGCGGCGCGGATGTGCAGCCGGCGCGCTACGGCGCGGAGCCGCACCCCAGGACCGGTCCGCCCGCCCTGGACCGGGACGCCTGGGAACTGGCCCTGATCGAGGCCGCGTTGGCGGGCGGCGTACCGCTGCTGGGCATCTGCCGCGGCCTCCAGCTGCTGAACGTGGTGCTGGGCGGCACCCTGGTCCAGCACCTCGACGGACATGCCGGAGCCCCCGGAGTCTTCGACCGGCACGACATCAAGCCGGTCCCCGGGACGCTGCTGGGCCGGGCGCTGCCCGAGCCGGTCTCCGTGCCGACGTACCACCACCAGGCCGTGGACCGGATCGGCCGCGGGCTGGTGCCGTCCGCCTACGCGGAGGACGGCACCATCGAGGCACTGGAACTCCCGGGCGCGTACGGCTTCACCCTGGCGGTGCAGTGGCATCCGGAGGCCGGGGAGGACACCCGGGTGATGGAGGCCCTGGTGGCGGCGGCGCGCGAGGCATCCGCCGCCAAGTGAGGGGGACGGGACGGGCCGCCGGGCCCGCGCCGCCCGCGGGCCCGGCACGTTCAGAGCGCCCCGTACGGCCCCGGGCCCGGCGCCCTCAGGACGCCCCGCGGGTCAGTCCCAGCAGGTCGCGGGCCGGGCCCGCGGGCCGCTGACCGGCGGGCCACACGGCCCGCAGCTCGCGGCCGAGCCGCAGCTCCCGCACCGGAATCTCGACCATCCGATGCGCGGTCAGCTCCTCGCCGACCGCGAGTTCGCTGAGCACGGACGGCGCCGCCTCGCTCACCACGGCCGCCTTCACGGCAGTGGTCGAGGCGAGTTCGAGGAGCGGTTCGGCCAGCCCGCCGTGCCCGGCGAGCGCCGCGTCCAGCACCTGGCGGGTGCCCGAGCCCCGCTCGCGCAGGATCAGCGGGGTGGCCGCGAGTTCGGCGGCGGTCAGCTCCCCCCGGCGCCGGGCCCACGGGTGCGACGGAGCGGCGACCACGACCAGCCGGTCCTGCCCGATGACCGTCCCGTCCAACCCCGCCGGCACCTGCAGCCCCTCCACGAAGCCGAGGTCCGCTTCGCCGCCCAGCAGCCGCTCGGCCACCGCGCCGGAATTGCCCGCAAGCAGCGATACGGCGGTCCCGGGCCGCCGCGCGCGCAGGGCGATCAGCCACCCCGGCAGCAGATACTCGGCGATCGTCATGCTGGCCGCGACCCGCAGCCGTGAATCGCGCTGCCCCCGCAGCGCCTGCGCACCGGCGTCGAAGGCCTCGGCAGCCTCCACCACCCGGCGCGCCCAGTCCGTCACCAGGGCCCCGGCATCCGTCAACCGGGAGCCGCGCGGCGAGCGTTCGACCAGCGCCACTCCCAACTGCCGCTCCATGGAGCGGAGGCGGCTGCTGGCGGCGGGCTGGGAGATGCCCCGCGCCCGGGCGGCCCGCCCCAGACTGCCGAGCCGGGCAATGGCGAGCAGCAGCTCCAGCGCACCGAGATCCGGGACCCGGTGTGCCAGCGATACGGCGGCCGGCCCGGCGTCATCACTCATAAGTCCCCCTGCACATAACGCCAGCTTATGCCCTCATAGACACGAGGTCCCTGGTGACGGCCGTCCCGGGCGCCCACGCTGTTCTCATGGCATCTCCCGCGCAAGCACCTTCCCGCCCCGGCACCGACCCCGGCACCAGCGCCGACACCGCCCCCCAACCCGGTCCCGCCGCCGGTCCCGTCCCCGACCCCGGCACACCCGATACCGCGCCCTCGGTCCGCCATCTCGGGCCGAACTGGTACGCCGCCGTCATGGGCACCGCGATCGTCGCCAACGCGGGCGCGGTCCTGCCGCACACCTCCCCCGTCCTGCACATCGCCTACCGGGTCGTCTGGGCGCTGTCGGCGCTGATGCTGCTGACGCTGCTGGCCGCGCGAGGTGTGCACTGGGTCCGCCACCGCGACCAGGCGCGCCGCCATCTGCTCGACCCGGCCGTCGCCCCCTTCTACGGATGCCTGGCCATGGCCCTGCTGGCGGTCGGCGGCGGCACGCTGGCCGTGGGCCGGGAGGTCATCGGCGAACCGGCCGCGGTGGCCGCCGACGCCGCGCTGTGGATCCTGGGCACCCTTGTCGGCCTCCTCTGCGCCGTCGGGATCCCGTACCTGATGGTGACCCGGCACCGTATCGAGCCCGGCAGCGCCTCTCCCGTCTGGTTGCTGCCGCTGGTCGCCCCCATGGTCTCGGCGGCACTCGGCCCGGCCCTGGTCCCGTATCTGCCGGCCGGCCAGTGGCAGGCGGCCCTGCTGTTCGCCTGCTACGCCCTGTTCGGCGTGTCGCTGCTGGCCACGCTGCTCGTCCTGCCGCTCGTGGTGTCCCGGCTGATCCACCACGGCCCGCTCCCCCTCGCGCTCACCCCCACGCTGTTCCTCGTCCTGGGCCCCCTGGGGCAGTCCACCACCGCGGTGGTCAACCTCGGCCATGCCGCACCGGGCGTCGTGGACGCCACCTCCGCACACGCCATGGGCGCCTTCGCGGTGCTCTACGGCGTCCCGGTCATGGGCTTCGCCCTCCTCTGGCTGGCGATCGCGGCCGCGATGGTGGTGCGCGCCGTCCGCAACGGCATGGGTTTCGCGATGACCTGGTGGGGCTTCACCTTCCCCGTCGGGACCTGCGTCACGGGCGCGGCGGGGCTGGCCCGGCGCACCGGCCTGACCGCCTTCGACTGGCTCGCGGTGGGCCTGTTCGCGCTCCTGGTGACCGCCGTGGCGGTGACCGCCACCCGCACCGCAGCCGGCCTGGTCCGTGGACACCTGCTGGCGCCGCCCCGTCCGGTCACGGCCTGAGGGCCGTACGCCGCTCCCTCACCGCGCCGCGGCCAGCGCCTCGGCCAGCTCGCCCGGAGCTCGCACCAGGGAAGGCCCGTACCAGGTCAGATACCGGCCGCTGACCAGCGCCGCGGGCAGGCCGGGGAACGCCTCGGGACCGTCCGCGGCGCTGAAGCGGTACGGCTCGTCGGGCAGCACCACGAGGTCGGCGGCAAAGGCCCGGAGCACATCGAGCGGGACACGGGGGTAGCGGTCGGCGTGGTCCGCGCAGAGATTGCGGACGCCCAGGCGCGCCAGGAGGTCCCCGGCGAAGGTGTCCCGGCCCAGCACCATCCACGGGCGCCGCCAGACGGGCACCACCGCCGCCCGCTCCGCCGCCGGGGCCGGCAGCTCACGCCAGGCGGCCTCGGCGCCGTCCAGCCACGGCGGCCGGGCCAGCCCGCAGCCGTGGACGAGGACCCGCTCCAGCTCCCGGAACGCCTGCGGCAGGGTCCGTACTTCGGTGACCAGCACCGAGATCCCGGCGGCGCGCAGCGCGGCGAGGTCCGGCTCCCGGTTCTCCTCCTCGTTGGCGAGCACGAGGTCGGGGGCGAGGGCGGCGATCCGCTCCGTGTCCGGGTTCTTGGTGCCGCCGATGCGTACGACATCGAGCCCGGCCGGCTCGCTGCACCAGTCGGTGGCCCCCACCAGCAGCCCGGGGGCGGTGCAGGCGACCGCCTCCGTCAGCGAGGGCACGAGGGAGACCACGCGGCGCGGCGGAGTGCGGCTCGTCATGGCGCCAGCCTCGCACGGAACGGACGGCCGAGCCCCGCCACCGAAGGATCCGGTGGCGGGGCTCGGCCGCGGCGGCGTGGGCGCCGATGAGGGTTACTTCACGGGTGCCATCTTGTCGACGATGCCCGGATGGGCATCGATCCACTTCTGGACGCCCTTGTTCTCGTTGCCCTTGCCGGCCGCCTGGATGTCCTTCTCCAGGCTGCCGAGCTCATCGGCGCTCATCTTCCAGTTCTTCAACCAGCCGTTGAACTCCGGGAATTTCTCCGGGAAGCTCTTGTTGCCGATCGTCTTGATCTGGTTGTTGGCGCCCCAGGTGCCCTGCGGGTCCTTGAGCTTGGTGAGGTGGTACTTGCTGTACGCCCAGTGCGGGGACCACAGGACCACCGCGATGGGCTCCTTCTTGGCGTAGGCCCGCTCCAGCTCGGTGAGCATGGCGCTGGTCCCGGCCTCGGTGACGTCGAAGCCGTCCAGGCCGTACGCGGGAGACACCACGCTCTTGAGGCGCTTCATCTCGCCGGTGCCGGGCTCGATCCCGATGATCTTGCCGCCGAAGGTGTCCTTGTGCTTGCGCAGATCGTCCAGGGTCTTCACGCCCTTGACGTAGGACGGTACGGCGATCTCCAGGGAGGTCTTGTCGTACCAGGCCCCGACATCGACGAGATCCTTTTTGTACTTGTCCCAGTACTGCTTCTGCGCCACCGGAAGCCAGCCGTCGGTTTCGACATCGACCTGCCCCGTCGACAAACCGGTCCACATCGGGCCGACATCGAGGTTCTGCAGCTTCGGCCTGTAGCCCCGCTTCTCCAGGATGTTCTTCCAGAGGTACGTGGTGGCGATGCCCTCATCCCACGCCGGGTAGCCCATGGTCGGGGTCTTGCCCGCGTCCTTGCCCTTGGCGTAATTGGCCTTGGCGGACGGCGCCAGCTTGTTGACCATGCCCGGGTGCTGCTTGAGCCAGGCGCGCACGCCCTCCTGCTCATGTCCCGTCCCGGCGTTCTTGACCTCGCTCTCCAGGCTGGTGAGCTGCTTCTCGTCCAGGTGGAAGTTCTTCATCCAGCCGGCGACCTGGGGCTCGTCGTGGGAGAAGCCCTTGCGGCCCAGCATGTGCAGGCTGTCCCCGGAGCCGAAGGAGCCCTTGGGGTCCTTGAGCTTGGTCAGCTTGTACTTGTCGTAGGCCCAGTGCGGCGACCACAGCGTGACGGCGATCGGCTTCTTGTCGTGGATCGAGCGGTCCAGCTCGGTGAGCATGGACGAGGTGCTGGACTCCACGACCTTGTACTCGCCGCCCAGGCCGTAATCCTTGAGGACCTTGTCCTTGAGGATCTTCATCTCGCCCGCGCCCGGCTCGATGCCGACGATCTTGCCGCCGAAGGTGCCGCCCTTGCCCTTGAGGTCGTCCAGGGTCTTGACGTCCTTCATATAGGACGGGACCGCGATCTCCAGGGAGGTCTTGTCGTACCAGGCGCCCAGGTCCTCGAGCTTGTTCTTGTACTTCTTCCAGTACTCCGCGTGGGTCGTCGGCAGCCAGGCATTGGTCTGTACGTCGATGTCACCACGGGCCTGGCCGGTGAAGAGCGGGCCGGCGTCCAGGGCCTGGGCCCGGGGCTTGTAGCCGCGCTGTTCCAGGATCTCCTTCCACAGGAAGGTCGTGGCCTTGCCCTCGTCCCAGTTGACGTAGCCGAGGCTGACCGGCCGGCCGTTGCCGTCGGTGCCCCCCGCGCCGCTGCCGCTGTCCTTGCCGAAGACGCTCATCCCGCCGGCGACCAGCGCGAGCACGACCACGGCGACCGTCGCCAGGGAGGTCGCGGGCTTCCAGTGGAGGAACTTCAGGCCGCCGAGCGCGGCCTGCGCCTTGGCCAGCGCGCGCCGGCCGAGCGGGGAGACCCGCTGGTTGAGCGCGCTGGTCATCCGGTCCAGGTACACCGCGAGGATGACGACCGCGAGACCGCCCTCCGCGCCCAGCTTCACGTCGACCGAGCTGAGCGAGAGGTAGACGGTGCCGCCGAGGCCGGCCCCGCCGACCATGCCGGCGATGACGACCATGGACAGCGCCAGCATGATGACCTGGTTGATACCGGCCATGATCGTCGGCAGCGCGAGCGGCAGCTGTACGCGGAAGAGCGTGCGCCGCGGATGGGTACCGAACGCGTCGGCGGCCTCGACCAGTTCACCGTCGACCTGCCGGATGCCCAGTTCGGTCATGCGGACCGCGGGCGGCATGGAGAAGACGATGGTCGACACGATGCCGGGGACGGCGCCCAGGCCGAAGAAGAGGATGCCGGGGATCAGGTAGACCATCGCGGGCATCGTCTGCATCAGGTCCAGGACCGGACGCACCGCTCCGCTGACGGCACGGTTGCGGGCCGCCCAGATACCGAGCGGGACGGCGACCGCGACCGTGATGATGCAGGCCACCAGCACCAGCGA is a genomic window of Streptomyces sp. Edi2 containing:
- a CDS encoding gamma-glutamyl-gamma-aminobutyrate hydrolase family protein; translation: MSQPLIGISTYQEEARWGVWALPAALVPAGYPKLVQRSGGLAALLPPGDPDTAAAAVSRLDGLVIAGGADVQPARYGAEPHPRTGPPALDRDAWELALIEAALAGGVPLLGICRGLQLLNVVLGGTLVQHLDGHAGAPGVFDRHDIKPVPGTLLGRALPEPVSVPTYHHQAVDRIGRGLVPSAYAEDGTIEALELPGAYGFTLAVQWHPEAGEDTRVMEALVAAAREASAAK
- a CDS encoding LysR family transcriptional regulator encodes the protein MSDDAGPAAVSLAHRVPDLGALELLLAIARLGSLGRAARARGISQPAASSRLRSMERQLGVALVERSPRGSRLTDAGALVTDWARRVVEAAEAFDAGAQALRGQRDSRLRVAASMTIAEYLLPGWLIALRARRPGTAVSLLAGNSGAVAERLLGGEADLGFVEGLQVPAGLDGTVIGQDRLVVVAAPSHPWARRRGELTAAELAATPLILRERGSGTRQVLDAALAGHGGLAEPLLELASTTAVKAAVVSEAAPSVLSELAVGEELTAHRMVEIPVRELRLGRELRAVWPAGQRPAGPARDLLGLTRGAS
- a CDS encoding TDT family transporter, which codes for MASPAQAPSRPGTDPGTSADTAPQPGPAAGPVPDPGTPDTAPSVRHLGPNWYAAVMGTAIVANAGAVLPHTSPVLHIAYRVVWALSALMLLTLLAARGVHWVRHRDQARRHLLDPAVAPFYGCLAMALLAVGGGTLAVGREVIGEPAAVAADAALWILGTLVGLLCAVGIPYLMVTRHRIEPGSASPVWLLPLVAPMVSAALGPALVPYLPAGQWQAALLFACYALFGVSLLATLLVLPLVVSRLIHHGPLPLALTPTLFLVLGPLGQSTTAVVNLGHAAPGVVDATSAHAMGAFAVLYGVPVMGFALLWLAIAAAMVVRAVRNGMGFAMTWWGFTFPVGTCVTGAAGLARRTGLTAFDWLAVGLFALLVTAVAVTATRTAAGLVRGHLLAPPRPVTA
- a CDS encoding helical backbone metal receptor translates to MTSRTPPRRVVSLVPSLTEAVACTAPGLLVGATDWCSEPAGLDVVRIGGTKNPDTERIAALAPDLVLANEEENREPDLAALRAAGISVLVTEVRTLPQAFRELERVLVHGCGLARPPWLDGAEAAWRELPAPAAERAAVVPVWRRPWMVLGRDTFAGDLLARLGVRNLCADHADRYPRVPLDVLRAFAADLVVLPDEPYRFSAADGPEAFPGLPAALVSGRYLTWYGPSLVRAPGELAEALAAAR
- a CDS encoding ABC transporter permease/substrate binding protein, which produces MPRIPIGSWADSLVEWLRDHAEWLFHFVTTVLGGFYDGILAVLSGPTPLLLTGIFAVIAWWLRGLPAAVLTFIGFALIDSIEQWHQTMQSLSLVLVACIITVAVAVPLGIWAARNRAVSGAVRPVLDLMQTMPAMVYLIPGILFFGLGAVPGIVSTIVFSMPPAVRMTELGIRQVDGELVEAADAFGTHPRRTLFRVQLPLALPTIMAGINQVIMLALSMVVIAGMVGGAGLGGTVYLSLSSVDVKLGAEGGLAVVILAVYLDRMTSALNQRVSPLGRRALAKAQAALGGLKFLHWKPATSLATVAVVVLALVAGGMSVFGKDSGSGAGGTDGNGRPVSLGYVNWDEGKATTFLWKEILEQRGYKPRAQALDAGPLFTGQARGDIDVQTNAWLPTTHAEYWKKYKNKLEDLGAWYDKTSLEIAVPSYMKDVKTLDDLKGKGGTFGGKIVGIEPGAGEMKILKDKVLKDYGLGGEYKVVESSTSSMLTELDRSIHDKKPIAVTLWSPHWAYDKYKLTKLKDPKGSFGSGDSLHMLGRKGFSHDEPQVAGWMKNFHLDEKQLTSLESEVKNAGTGHEQEGVRAWLKQHPGMVNKLAPSAKANYAKGKDAGKTPTMGYPAWDEGIATTYLWKNILEKRGYRPKLQNLDVGPMWTGLSTGQVDVETDGWLPVAQKQYWDKYKKDLVDVGAWYDKTSLEIAVPSYVKGVKTLDDLRKHKDTFGGKIIGIEPGTGEMKRLKSVVSPAYGLDGFDVTEAGTSAMLTELERAYAKKEPIAVVLWSPHWAYSKYHLTKLKDPQGTWGANNQIKTIGNKSFPEKFPEFNGWLKNWKMSADELGSLEKDIQAAGKGNENKGVQKWIDAHPGIVDKMAPVK